A portion of the Paenibacillus marchantiae genome contains these proteins:
- a CDS encoding GTP pyrophosphokinase, whose product MDGRDWGTFLLPYEQAVEELKVKFKTMRAELKKREEYAPIEFVTGRVKKISSILEKSRRLNVPLDQVETGIEDIAGIRIMCQFVDDIRRVAEYIRGRKDLTVLIEKDYITNFKESGYRSFHMIIEYPVQTALGQKNVLAEIQIRTLAMNFWATIEHSLSYKFRESLPDDMRARLKKTAEAAFVLDNEMSAIRLQILEAQKAFEDDSNIVSRTLSIIHQLYFYHLVNEAIEAQKRFNDCWERHDMEGLKDLLDDVKALLNAARKGENPDEQL is encoded by the coding sequence ATGGACGGTAGAGACTGGGGTACATTTTTACTTCCTTATGAACAAGCGGTAGAGGAATTGAAAGTTAAGTTTAAAACGATGCGGGCGGAGCTTAAGAAAAGGGAAGAATACGCCCCGATCGAATTCGTTACCGGTCGTGTCAAAAAAATATCCAGCATTCTGGAGAAATCCAGACGCCTGAATGTGCCGCTTGATCAGGTGGAAACAGGCATTGAGGATATTGCAGGTATCCGCATTATGTGCCAGTTTGTGGATGATATTCGGCGGGTAGCCGAGTATATACGTGGACGTAAGGATTTGACGGTATTAATCGAGAAAGATTATATCACCAATTTCAAAGAAAGCGGCTACCGCAGTTTCCATATGATTATTGAGTATCCTGTTCAGACGGCTCTTGGGCAGAAGAATGTACTGGCCGAGATTCAGATTCGGACGCTGGCGATGAACTTCTGGGCCACGATCGAGCACTCCCTTAGTTACAAGTTTCGGGAGAGTCTGCCGGATGATATGCGCGCACGATTGAAAAAGACGGCGGAAGCCGCTTTTGTACTCGATAATGAGATGTCGGCGATCCGTCTGCAAATTCTGGAGGCGCAAAAGGCCTTTGAAGATGACTCAAATATTGTATCAAGAACGCTGAGCATCATACATCAATTGTATTTCTACCACCTCGTGAACGAAGCGATAGAGGCACAAAAGCGCTTCAATGACTGCTGGGAGCGTCATGATATGGAAGGGTTAAAAGACCTTCTGGATGATGTAAAAGCACTTCTGAATGCGGCTAGAAAGGGCGAAAACCCGGATGAGCAGCTATGA
- a CDS encoding DUF309 domain-containing protein has protein sequence MSSYEPLYVDYLIYFNRDRDYFECHEVLEELWLERDRDSLYKGLLQIAVGLYHFRNDNLRGGRMMLQSSVDLLKSYPETSRGIALGPLVQEVQELVHGLSGPEPQKFPYRDLHIQIQDEVLVQEVRERALELKPNIPQRRSPTRGRIYEEKMKALQQEQNLQSE, from the coding sequence ATGAGCAGCTATGAGCCGCTGTATGTTGACTATCTGATCTACTTCAATCGCGATCGGGACTACTTTGAATGCCATGAGGTATTGGAAGAACTGTGGCTTGAACGGGATCGAGATTCTCTGTACAAAGGATTGCTACAGATTGCAGTGGGGCTGTATCATTTCAGGAATGATAACCTTCGCGGAGGACGCATGATGTTACAGAGTTCGGTAGATCTGTTAAAGTCATATCCGGAAACTTCGCGAGGTATTGCCCTTGGACCGTTGGTGCAGGAAGTACAGGAGCTGGTTCATGGACTTTCGGGTCCTGAGCCGCAGAAGTTTCCTTACAGAGACTTGCATATTCAGATTCAGGATGAGGTACTGGTGCAGGAGGTTCGAGAACGTGCTCTTGAACTGAAGCCTAATATTCCCCAACGCCGGAGTCCTACACGTGGACGAATCTATGAAGAGAAGATGAAAGCATTGCAGCAGGAGCAGAACTTGCAGAGCGAGTAA